The Pseudodesulfovibrio cashew genomic sequence ATGGCCATGAGCACGATGCCCACGCCGCCTACCACGGCACGCCCGATGTCCAGGGTGTTCAGGCCGAGGATAACCGGTGAGCCGAGTCCGCCCGCGCCGATGAGCGCGGCGATGACGACCATGGACAGGGCCATCATGATGGTCTGGTTGAGTCCGGCGAGGATGGTCGGCATGGCCAGCGGGATCTGAACCTTGACGAGCACCTGCCAGCGGGTGGCGCCGAAGGCCTGCGCCGCCTCCACCAGTTCGGGGTGCACCTGGCGAATGCCCAAGCCTGTAAGGCGGATGATGGGCGGCAGGGCGAAGATGATGGTGGCCAGAACGCCTGCCACGTTGCCCACGGAAAAGAGCATGACGATGGGCACGAGATAAACGAAGGCAGGGGTGGTCTGCATGGCGTCGAGCACGGGCCTGAGGCCTGCCTCGAAGCGATCGCTTCGGCCGGACAGGATGCCAAGCGGCACGCCGAACAGGGTGCAGATGACCACTGAGGACAGGACCATGGCCAAGGTGATCATGGTCTCTTCCCAGAGCCCGAGGAAGCCTACCAGGAGCATGGCGGCCAGAGAGAAGACGGCCAGTCGCTTGCCGGAAAAACGCCATGCGGCCAGGCAGACCACAGCAATGATAATGCCCGGGTGCAGGGCGTTGAGCCCGTGTTCAAAGCCGTTGAGCAACTGCTCCACCGGCCACTTGAGGGTCTGGAAAAATTCCCGGTGGTAATCCACCAGCCAGTCGACTCCAGCGGAAACCCATTGATCCAGAGGAATGATCGCTTCTTCAAACATTATTCTTCACCCCCGTCGATTTCCAGGTTTGTTTCCGCCTTGTGCAGGGTGTGCAGGAATCTGTTTTTGGAAACCACTCCCCTGTAGACGTTGTTTTCGTCCACCACCGGCACGGGCCAGGTGGCCGAGGCGACCAAGGGCAGGATGTCCTGCATGGAATCGTCTGCCTTCACCGGCGAGACCTCGGGCAGGAAGGCCTGGCTCAGCGGCTTGTCGGGCACGTTGGCTTCCAGACCGTTGCGGATGCCCTCGGAGGACACGATGCCGAGGAAGTGGCGTCTGGTGTCGAGCACGTATCCGTGCTCCCGCTCGCTGCCGCTCAGGATTTCATGAGCGGTGCGGAGGCTGCCCTCCTTGGACAGGACGATGGTCGGGTGAGTGTCGCGGGCGATGTCTCCTGCGGAGATGACGCCCGTGGGGTCCACGCCGCGGAAAAATGCGCGAACATAGTCGTTGGCCGGATTCTGGAGGATTTCGTCCGGGGTGCCCACCTGGACGACCTTGCCGCCTTCCATGATGGCGATGCGGTCGCCTATGCGCAGGGCTTCATCCAGATCGTGGGAGATGAAGACGATGGTTCGCTGGTGCTCCTCCTGGAGCTTGAGCAGTTCATCCTGCATTTCCGTCCGGATGAGCGGGTCCAGCGCGGAGAACGCTTCGTCCATGAGCAGGATTTCCGGGTCCACGGCCAGTCCTCTGGCCAGGCCCACGCGTTGCCGCATGCCGCCGGAGAGCTGGGACGGATACTGGTCCTCCCATCCCGCCAGGCCGACCTGGGCCAGGGCTTCCCTCGCCCGTTCATAGCGTGTGGTCTTGTCTATGCCTGCCAATTCCAGGCCGAAGGCCGCGTTGTTGAGTACTGTCTGGTGCGGCATGAGGGCGAAGGACTGAAAGACCATGCTCATGTTGTGCAGTCGGAATTTGACCAGTTCCTGCGGCGACATGGCGGTGACGTCCTCGCCGTTGACCAGGACTTTGCCAGCCGTGGGTTCGATGAGTCGGTTGAGCATGCGGACCATGGTCGACTTTCCGGAACCGGAGAGGCCCATGATAACGAAAATTTCACCGGACTCGATAGAAAAGGAGGCGTTGTCAACGCCGACAGTCATGCCCGTTTTCTCGAGCACTTCGGACTTGTCGAGTCCTTTCCGGAGCATGGACAGGCCCAATTTCGGCTTGGGGCCGAAAATTTTATAGAGGTTTTCTACGCGAATTTTTTCCATTGTTTCTCCAATAGGTGCGATAAAAGGCCGTTAGCCGCCGGGCGGCAACGGTGCATCGGTTGCTAAGAGGGGGGGAGATGGAAAAAGCTAACTGGGGGGGACCCGCTTTCGCAGGCCGCAAGGGATGGATTCACGGGGTTCGCCGTGAATGGGTGAGATTTTGAAGTCTATAGTATAGTCAGATGGTAGAGACATATTTTGATGCAATATTCCTGTACAACGTAAAAAACCATTGTTGCATGACACAATAAAGGCAAAGGCCAAATTGTTATTGATTTATCATGCTCGAATCACGAGGCGTTACAGTGAATATAGAAGCTAATTCATGAATTTCATACTGTATAAATTAAGAGAAATCTGCGCTGGGAATTGAAAAGTACCTCGGAGTTTTTTATCGTAGGTAAAATGAAACAGCTTGTCAAATCTCAATCTGATGACAAAAAAACAACGAACTCGTCTAGGCTTGCACAGGGATGCATTTCGAATGGAGAAGGCTGGCTTTTGAGGCTGTGCGGAAGGCTGCTTCCGGGCGCGGAAGAGGTGGGGCTCGGCGGATGGAAATCCCTTGGAAAATATGTCTTTACCGGCTGGCGGCGCTGCCATATAGTGTTTAGGTAGCAAAAAACGTGTCCCCTTCATGAGAGACGGAATTCCAATGAATGATTGTAACAATAATGGCGCTGTACATATGAACGAGGTTCTTCGAAAATTCGGTATTGAACACGATCCGGATTGGGTCGCCGTGGTTTTATTTGTTCGCAACCTGCTGACCAAGCTTTCCATCTACTCCTATGAGAAGAAAGCCGAGATCCAGCGCGAAGTGACCAAGGAGCTGGCCAAGCGCGACTTTTCACCGGAGCATTTTGACCAAGTTGTCGCCATGCTCGACATGTATATCATGCAGAACATAGGCACTGTTGAGCTGGAGGATGCGCTGGCGCAGGAAAAGCGTTCGGCCGTCCAGTTGCTCAATGAAATGGATGAGATCATCAATTCCATGCATGGCACCACGGAACGCCAGCAGCGAAGGCTTGACGCTTTCAAGGAGCATACCGTGGGGGTCATCCAGTCCAACTCGGACAAGTCGGTGATCGTGGCCAAGGTGCGGGAGATGTTCACCGAGCTGATCGTGGAGTTCAAGGAAGAGGCCCGGGAGCTTCAGGCCAAGGCTGAAATGCTGGAACGCACGGCCAATTTCGATCCGCTGCTCACCGAATTGCACAACCGGCGCGCCCTGGACGCCTTTCTCAACCAGGCCGTACGGGAGCAGGCCGAGGGAGAGGGGACGCTGTCCATGATGATGATCGACGTGGACTTCTTCAAGCGGGTCAACGACACCCATGGGCACCAGGCCGGCGACGACCTGCTGCGCGCCCTGGCCAGAATCCTGACAGCACACGCCACCCTGTATCAGGGGTTCACGGCCCGCTATGGCGGCGAGGAGCTGGCCCTGGTGGTCAAAAACATGGATCAGACCATCGCCGCCATCAAGGCCGAGGCCATCCGGGCCGGGGTGGAGAGTTACGATTTTCGCATCCGCACCGACGGCAAGTTGTCCAGCCGGGTCGACTTCACAGTTTCCATCGGCGTCGCGCAGTGGCGCGAGGGATGGGATGCTGGGAAGCTCGTCAGCGCCGCAGATGCCGCGCTGTACGAGGCCAAGAACTCCGGCCGGAACAAGGTCTGCGAATACACGGGGAGCTAGGCGCGGCGGCGTTGCCGCCCCAAGCGGTGTGTGTTCCCTTTTTCCCATTAATTGTCATGCCCGATCATTGCCGATTCGTCCTTCTTTGTTGCCTGGCGCTGGTCTGCTGGTGCCGTCCCGCTTTGGCCGCCGAAGTCGTGCTGCTGCATTCCACGGCTGAGCCCGACGCCTGGACCGAGGCCGTGGGGAGCGGACTCCGGCAGGCCCTGGACGGAGTCGCCGAGGTAGGCGAGCTGTATCCCGGCACCCCCCTGGACGATGAGGACCGTATCGCTGGCCGGTTTGATGAAATATCCCGTCGATGGGCGGACCGGCCTGTGGCTGCCGTGGTCACGGATGGCCCTACGGCCTTTGCGTTCATCCGCAAGTACCGGGAAGATCTGTTTGCCGGAGCGCCAGTCGTCTACTGCGGAACGCCCCGCCCGGAACCGGAGTACCTGCGCCAGTGCGGCGAGTGCGCCGGAGTCCCGTTGGAATATGCGGTTCGGGAGACAGTCGATCTTATCTATGCGCTACGCCCGGAAACCTCCCTTGTAGCCGGAATCATGGATGGTTCTCCGAAAAGCGTGCGGTTGCGGCGTCGGCTCGAAGCGGCCATGGCCTTGCGGGGCAGGGAGGCGGCCCTGATCTTTCCTGGTCATGAACCGGGAGACGATAGAGGGCTGGACCCGAGCTCCCTGGCTGACGTGGCCATGGGCATGCCGGGCCTGGGCGTGGTGCTGGTGTTGTCCGTTCAACAGGATAATGCGGGAAATCCGCTATCGGTGTCGCAGGCAGTGAAAATTCTAACAGAAAAGAGTGTGGCGCCGGTCTATGTCCTGTCGCGGGACCTCGTCGGCGCGGGAGCCTTGGGCGGGGTGGTCGTTCGGGGCGAGGACCAGGGGCGGGCCGCCGGGAACCTGGTACGCAGGGCTCTGGTCGGGGAGCGGCTGGGCGAGATGCTGGCCGAGGCCCCCTCTGCCGTGGCGGTGGCGGACCTGTCGGTCATGGCCCGGTTGGGCATGTCGGCGGATGCGCTGCCATCCGGGGCGGAGCGACTCAACGCGCTGCCGACGACAAAAGAGCCCGAGGGACTCTCTCCTGCCGGAGCGGGCGTCGCGTTTCTGGCGGCGGTTGTCCTTGTCCTGGCCTATGTCCTGCTCAGACGGTCAGCAAACGGTAGAGGTGGCCGGCTTCGATGACGGCCATGAGCCCGATCATTATTCCCGCCACATAGATCATGCGCCTGGTTTCGCGCCGTACCTTCAGGCGGATGGCCTCCAGCCGGCTGGCCATGCGGTCCTCGCTGTTTTTAACCCGTATCCAGATCATGCCTTGAACTCCATGCTTGGTTGTCTGACGCACCGAATGCGTTGTCGACCATACCCGACGGCGGGCTGGAATCGAGCGCGCAGGTGACGTCCGTGCGACGGTCGCATGGAATTGTTGTGTGGTTTTCGTGACGCGGCTTCTACCGGAGCATGGCCACGAGGGCGGCCACGCCCCAGAGCAGGGCGCAGCATGCCGAAGTGGTCGGGATCATCCACCATTTGAGGTGGACCCGCCTGCCTCGCAAGGTGAAGGCGGCGCAGCAGGAGAAGAGGCTGAGTACCATCTGGGCGAGCAGGCCGGATACGGCCAAGGCCGGAAGGGCGAAGAGCCAAAAGACGGGGTCTGAAATCCAGGAAACGGTCACGGCGAAGCTGAGGGGATCAGGCCATGATCCATTCGGCCAGGAGAGGAGGCCGTTTCAGCCTGCCGATGTGTTGGAAATGACAGGCCGCAGTCAACTCCACGCCATTCTTGATGATGGAGACCGGTCTGTCCGCAGAGACCACCACCACGACGATGTCCTCATGTTCCGCCGTAAAGCGCAGGGCGGAGTTGAAGCGCGCGCCGCGCGCCCGGTTTTCACCCGGCACGCACCGTCCGTCCATGAGGCAGCCGAAGCCGTGCAGCTTGAGGTCGCGGCCCACGTGCAGCGCGCCATCGAGCTTGGCCAGGGAGCAGGCGAGCTTGAGCTGGCTGGACTCCTGAAGGTCCAGCGGCTTCTCGAAGTGCTGACCTGACATGGTCAGGCGGTCGTGGCTGGTGTCGATGACCAGGGTGCAGCCGTGCTTGCGGTCGCGCACGCGGTTGACCATCAGCGAGACGATCTGCATGAGCGTGTGCTGGTCCGCCATGCTCATGTCGGTTTCCAGGAGCTGCTCCTCCAGTTGGACCAGGTTGGCCCGCAGGTTGGAGGAGTGGAACCGGCCCTCGTAAAAGGTGCAGATGAGCGCGTCCCGGAGCCAGAGAAAGCCGTGGCGTCCGCTGAACTGGGCGGCCAGGTAGGAGCCGGGCATGGGCCCGATGGCTACACCGAGGATGCGTTGCCCGTCAGAGACCAGCACTCGTCCGGATTCCTCCACGGCCTGCAACAGCTTGCGGACGTGCTTGGTGTCCTGGATGCGCGGCTGCTCGGTCTCGGGGAAGCGGCAGACGAAACGCACCGTATCCAGTTGGCTTGGCTCGACTACGACCACGCGGCCGCGCGGCCACTCGCCCTCCTCCTGGGTCTCGGAGACCCCGAGGACAGCGTCCAGGAAGGGGTAGATGCGGATTCGGGTATCCAGCCAACCCTGGCGGGAGCGTTCGTCCACGATGAAGTCGCGCACGGCATGGGTACCACAGTGCTGGAGCACGAACCCGGCGGTGTCCAGGTTCTGCACGTCACACGTGGCGAAATTCTGGGAGAGGAGTCCTGCGGCGTATTCCAGCCAGCGTTTGGTGGGCCCCACGGAGCACATGTCCGGGTGCTCGTCGGTGAACCAGGCCTGATACCGCATGAACCTGGAGTGGGCTTCCAGGGAGATGATGCCCGCCATGTCCAGGCCATCGCCTGCGTTTTCAATGACGTGGATTTCGTTGTGGTTGATGTCCTTGCCGCGCCACTTGTTGGAATAGAGGTAGAAGTCGCGCAGTTTGGGCTGGTGGCCCTCCAGGAGACCGAGCGGGTCGCAGATGCGCGGCGGGGAACCCGCTTCCACGGCGTAGATAAGCGCCACCCGGCTGGGTTGAGAAAAGTGGGTGAGACCATCCCGGAGGCCGTCCAGGATGTGCGAAATACAAATATTCTCAAAGGATGACGAACTCATGCTCACTCCCTGGCTGACCATGGGCCGCAAGCGGCCCCGATGTATGGATGTACCCTTAAAGAGGGAATAAAGTCCAGTCGAGAGCCCTCCGGCACTGCCTGCGTTCGGTGGAAGTGGAGCTTTGTGCAGGAATCGGAAGTTGTTTGCACGCCGGGCTCACCGCGCGTATGGGAAGTTGATGAACTTTGTTGGAGTGGATGGATGCCGAGGCGGGTGGCTGTCATGTCGTGTTGAGGGCCGGGAGGCGGTGTTTGCCGTGCGCCCGGATTTCGAAGCGGTGTGGCGGGAACACGGCGACGCCCGGTTGCTTCTCGTGGACATCCCCATCGGCCTGCCGGGCAGGCTGCATGCCGCGCGCAAGGCCGATGCCGAGGCGCGGCGAGTTTTGGGAAAAAGGCATTCCTGCGTGTTCTCTCCCGGGGTGCGCGAACTCGCTGGATGCGTTACATACAGCGAGGCTTGCAAGGCTAACCGGAAGCTTACCGGTAAGAAGATAAGCAAGCAATATTGGAATATTAAAAATAAGGTTGAGAGCGTCGATTCCTTTTTGTGCGCCACCCCGAGCGCGTTACGGATTGTCCGGGAGGCTCACCCCGAGGTCCTGTTTTCTCTTGCAGGAGGCGGTGTTTCCCTGCCCAACAAGCGGACACGGGACGGACAGGAGGCACGGTTGGCCATCCTGCAAAAATTCATAATGAATATTGAAGGGATAGTGAAAGAATTTCTGCAAAAGTCTCCGAGGAGTACGTTTGGCACGGACGATGCCCTCGATGCGGCCATCCTCGCGGTGGCTGCGCAGGAGAGTAGGGGAAAGCTGCGCTCTCTGCCGGATCCGCCCGAACAGGACGACCTCGGCCTGCCCATGGCCATCTGGTATCACGATTTTTCTTCAGCCCCATGAGGTGACCACAATGCAATGCAACTTTCGAAATCCGATCCTCGCCCCAGGGCGCGTCCTGACGCTTCTGGCCCTTGCCCTGGCCCTGGGAGCCTGCGCCAGGCACGTGGAGCACCCGCCCCTTGAGGTGACCTTCCTGCCCCAGCGCGGTGATTTTCTCTCCAACGGGGGTGATCAACTCTCCCTGGAAGAGATCACAGCAATGGCAAAGGGTAAGGACTACATCCTCATCGGCGAAGGGCACACCAACGGCTGTGACCACAATATACAGCAACGCGTTCTCGCCGCCCTGGCCGCCTCGGATGCGCCGCCGGCGGTGGGCCTTGAGATGGTGAGCGTGGACATGCAGCCCGTGCTCAACGATTTCTGCAAGGGACAGGTGGAAGTGGATGGCCTGGAGGAGGAACTGCAATGGAGCACAAGGTGGGGATACCCGTTTTCCCTGTTCCGGGGGCTGTTTGAGCTCGCTCAGCGCCACAGTCTGCCGGTGGCAGGGCTCAATGTTCCCACCCAGGTGACGCGCAAGATCGCGCGGGAGGGCATGGACGCCCTGACCGACGAGGAGCGGGCCTTTCTTCCGTCCGAAATCGTGCCTCCTTCCAATGACCAGGTGGCGTTTCTCGATGAAGTCTTTGCTCAGCACGAGGCTCGGAATGCCGCAGACCCGGTCCAGCGGGAGCGGTTTCACCTGGTCCAGTCCATCTGGGACTCGAAGATGGCCGAGGAAGCGGTCCGGCTTCGCAAGCAATACGAGTGGCCCGTGCTGGTCATCGCCGGGGGCGGCCACGTGGAGAACGGCTGGGGCATTGCCCGGCGCATCCGCCGTTTTGATCCCGGTGCCCGCATCTTGATTATCATGCCGTGGCGTGGCGGCGAGTTCGACGGCAAGAGCGGCGACGCACTGTTCTATTGTCCGGAAAGCTATGAATCCCGCATGGGTGCATTGCTCACGGCTACAGGCTACGGCGGGCTGCTGGTGGAGCGGGTCCAGCGGGAATCCCGTGCGGACAAGGCCGGGTTGCGGCCCGGCGACGTGCTGCTCGAGGCGGGCGGTGTGCAGTTGGACCATCTCTTTGACCTGCACATGGCAGGGTTCAAGGTGCATGAAAAGAACGCGGAATTGGTTTTCACGGTCCGGCGCGGGAGAGAGTCCTTTCCCGTGAGCGTGGGCAAGCTGGGACAGCGCAGTCCCGGTTCCGCTTCGGCCAAGCATCCGGCATCCGGCCCTGTCGATAAGAAAAATGATACTGGAAAGGAAGACAAGTAAATGCGCGCGATATCAACTCTTTTGTTTGGATGGCTGCTGCTTTGCCACCCGGCCATGGCCCATAATCTGGCCTCTCTTCTGCCCAAGTCGGCGGGTGATTTGAGTCGGGTGGAGCTGGTTACGGGAGAAGCGGCGCAGGAGGCGGTGGACAAGCTCCACGGCAAGCATCTGCCCGCACAGGAGAGTGCCATGGCCCGCTATGCCCGGCCCGGGCAATCGGCGCATCCTGCAGAGGTGTGGGTCTCGCGGGTGGAATCCGAACAGGAAGCGCGCCGCCAGACCGGGCAGATGGTCCATCTCATGTTCGAGAATCCCAAGTCGCCGTTCAAGCACCCTAAGCGCGTTGATCATAACGGGATACCGGTCTATCGCTTCGAGGGCATGGGCATGGTTCATCTGATTTGGTACAAGGGTGACCATGTCTGGTGGGTCAGCGCGGCTCCCGCCGCCGAACAGGCTTTGCTGGAGACGCTCTGTCGCTGAGCGGAGGCCATGAGATTTGACATCGGGACGGCGGACAGCTAATGGCGGAATAAGTCAAAAAGCGAGGTGACGGCATGAAACGGGTATTCTTGATGTTGGTTGCGGCGTTGGTGCTCTGCACGGCGTCCACGGCACTGGCCGAGGGCGACTCAATTCTGTCCGAGATCCGGGGCGGCATCTACGCGCATGACATCAGCTTCTGGAGCTTTCACCGTGAGGACGGGCCCGACGTCAACGCGGAGCTGCTTTTCGTCTCCCCCGAATTCCTCAAGGTGTTGTGGGCTCCGCGTCCCCACGTCGGCGTGACCATCAACACCGCGGGCGACACCTCCCACGCCTACGGCGGCCTGACCTGGGAATACGACCTGCCTGCCGGATTCTTCGTGGACGGCAGCCTCGGCCTCTCCGCGCACAACGGCCACCTCGACACAGACAACAGCAAGCGCAAGTCTCTGGGCTCGCCCGTGCTCTTCCGCGTGGGCGCCGCGCTCGGTTACAACTTTACGGAAAGGTGGAACGTCTCCGTTCAGTACGAACACATGTCCAACGCCTACATCGCCAACCCCAACGAGGGGATGGACAACGTGGGGTTGCGTCTGGGCTACCGTTTCTAGTCCCTGGTATGCGTCGGGTGCGCGAGTTTCCGCGTCATTTGCTCCACGCATTGTTTCTTTTCTCCACCCCGGTTTTCGGGTAGTTGAGGGACATGCCTGAACTGCCCGAAGTGGAAGTCATCGCCCGGGGCCTCAACGCCACCCTGTGCGGACGGACCATCCGTTCCGTGGACCACCTGGACCTCACCCGCCAGAGCGATCCGGCGGAGGTGCTCTGTTCCCGTCTGCCGGGCCGGACCGTTGTGCGCGTCTACCGCCGGGCCAAGGTCTTGCTGGTGGAGCTCTCGGATGGCGTGACCCTGGCCTTTCATCTAAAGATGACCGGACGGGTCGTGCACGGTCCCATGCGGAAGCCGGGCAGGCATGACCGACTGTTCCTGGCGCTGGACGACGGTTCGCTGCTCTCCTTTGCGGACATGCGGCGGTTCGGCTATGTGCGCGCCATGACGGCAGGTGAGCTGGCGGAGTGGGGTTTTTTGCTGCGTTGCGGCCCGGAGCCGCTGGAGACCGCACCAGAGGTGCTGGCCGATCGCATCGCCGGGCGGAAGTCCGCCATCAAGGCGTTGTTGCTTAACCAGAGCGTGGTGGCGGGTGTGGGCAACATTTATGCGGATGAGTCCCTGTACCGGGCGGGCATCCACCCGCAGGCCAGGGCGGACCGCCTCAGCCGGGGGCGCGCCTTGAAGCTCTTTACGGAACTCCAGGCGGTGCTGCGCCAGGCCATTAGCGAGAACGGCAGTTCCATCCGCGATTACGTCAACGCCAGCGGTGACGCCGGAGCGTTCCAGAACAGCTTCAACGTGTACGGCAAGGGCGGCGGCAAGTGCCCGGAGTGTGGCGCGCCATTACAGACCGAAAAGGTGGCCGGTCGAACTTCCACCTTCTGTCCTCGTTGCCAGAAGCGGTAGGCAGGTGAATATAGTGTCTACATGGCAGCCCGGGTTGTCTGTCAGGCCAACAAAGAGAGGACCCGCGCCGCATGCGCAGCAAGGGGATGCAAGGGCGCTAGTCCTGTCGCTGCTGTCGGTATCTCTAAGACCGAACAAGTTCGGCCTAAGATCTGCCGCCCGCCGGAGGCGAAATCACCTGAAGATAGGCGCGAAACGGCCATCCTCTTCGGATTTTGCCACACCACAAGCTGCCGATGGAACTCCTGCTAGGATCGGAGGCCGGGCTTTACACCCCCTGCCGCCAGCCAATATGTTCATGCACCCCTGAAAAAAGTCCCGAGAGATGCCGGGGAGTTGCCAATTTTCTGCATAAGCACTAGAGAAAGTCTGGAACAACAGGTGGCCCCGAACCGGGGATTTGGGCAATCGGAAAGCTACCGGATGGTGTGATGAACAAGCACGGAAAGGCCATAGCCAGCAACGCCGCCGTTGTGGCGGGAGCGACCCTGATTTCCCGGATACTGGGATTCGTCAGGGACGTCATCGTGGCCTTCGCTTTGGGCGCGGGGCTCTTTGCCGACGCCTTTTTCGTGGCCTTCCGCATTCCCAACCTGCTGCGGCGGCTGTTCGGTGAGGGCTCGCTGACCATGGCCTTCATTCCGGTCTATTCACGTATTCGGGAAGAGGAGGGCGAAGAGGCGGCCCAGGCCATGGCTCGTTCGGCCATGATCTGGCTCGGGGTGATCCTGACGGGCATCACCGTGCTGGTCGAGCTGCTGGCGAGTCCGCTGACCATGGCTATCGCCCCCGGCTTCACCAAGAACCCGGAGCAGTTCCGGGTCACGGTGGATCTGGTCCGCATCTGCTTCCCCTACGCCATCTTTATCTGCTCCGTGGCCCTGTGCATGGGTATCCTTAACTCGCGCAACCATTTCCTGGCCCCGGCCCTGGCCCCCACGGTGCTCAATGTGGCTCTGATCGGCTCGGCCCTGACCGGCTACTTCCTCGGCTGGAACGTGGCCTACGCCATGGCCTGGGGCGTACTGCTCGGCGGCGTGGGCCAGTGGCTGCTGCAACAGCCCTTTTTGCGCCGCACCGGCTTTACCTGGCGCGGCGCGTGGTCCTGGCGCAACAAGGGAGTGGCCCGGATGGGGCTGCTCATGCTGCCTACGGTCTTCGGGGCCGCAGTCTACCAGATCAATATTCTGCTCTCCACGCTCCTGGCCTCGTTCCTGCCAGTGGGCTCGGTCTCCTACCTTTATTACGCGGACAGGCTGGTCCAGTTTCCCCTCGGGGTATTCGGCATCGCGGTTTCCACTGCGGCCCTGCCCAGCCTGGCCAAGCTGGCCGCCCGGCGCGAGATGGAGGAATTCGACTCGGCCCTTTCCGCCTCCCTGGGGCTGACGCTGTTCATCGCTCTGCCGTCCGCTGCCGGACTTATCGCCCTGGCTTCGCCGGTCATCGCATTGCTTTTCGAGCGTGGGGCATTCTCGCCCGAGGCCGTATCAGCCACGGCATCGGCCCTGGTTGCTTACAGCGCGGGGCTGCCCTTCATCGCCCTGTCGCGTCCCCTCGTGGCGGCGTTCTACGCCCTGGAGGACACCCGTACACCGGTGAAGATCGCTGCGGTCTGCCTGGTGGCCAACGTGGGGTTGGGAGTCTGGCTCATGCAGCCCATGGCCCATGTGGGGCTCGCCCTGGCCGTAAGCTTTTCCTCGCTGCTCAACTTCGTGCTGCTGTTCGTCCTGCTCTCGCGCAAGCGGGGCGGCCGGGTCATGTCTTTCGCGTCCTGCATCAAATCACTGGTTCTCAGTGCGGGCGTCGGAGTAGGCGCGTGGTTCACGGCATCCCTGCACCCGTGGTGGCTGCTGCTTATTCCGGGCTGGGTGGTCCTGTATATAGCCGGCGGTTCCCTCTTGCGCATGGAAGAGGCGCGCCTGTTCACCGCCGCGCTCGGTTCGCGGCTGCGCAGGCGCAGGGAGGGCAAGGCGTGACCGGAGTCGATACCAAGGCCGTGCTGGAACGGCGTGAGTTTTTTCCCCGAGGCATGATTCAGCCGGAGGGCGGTTATCGCTTTTCCCTGGACTCGCTGCTCCTGGCCTGCTTCGCCCGGCCTGGACGTCGGCACGTGGGCGTGGACCTGGGCTGCGGCTGCGGCGTCGTCGGTCTGGCCTTGCTCCTGCGCGAGCCGGGGGTGACCGTTACTGGCGTTGAAATCGACACCCAGTCCATCGAGGCGGCAGCGGCTAATGCCGATAGCTTGCTCCTTTCCGGTAAGTTTTCGGTAATGCAGGGTGACGTGGGCTCATGGAGGCCGGAGAAGGTGGTGGATTTCGTGGTGGCCAACCCGCCATACCGTGAGCTGGGGCGGGGTAGGGTGAGTCGTGGCGACAGCCGTGCGACCGCT encodes the following:
- the proV gene encoding glycine betaine/L-proline ABC transporter ATP-binding protein ProV, which produces MEKIRVENLYKIFGPKPKLGLSMLRKGLDKSEVLEKTGMTVGVDNASFSIESGEIFVIMGLSGSGKSTMVRMLNRLIEPTAGKVLVNGEDVTAMSPQELVKFRLHNMSMVFQSFALMPHQTVLNNAAFGLELAGIDKTTRYERAREALAQVGLAGWEDQYPSQLSGGMRQRVGLARGLAVDPEILLMDEAFSALDPLIRTEMQDELLKLQEEHQRTIVFISHDLDEALRIGDRIAIMEGGKVVQVGTPDEILQNPANDYVRAFFRGVDPTGVISAGDIARDTHPTIVLSKEGSLRTAHEILSGSEREHGYVLDTRRHFLGIVSSEGIRNGLEANVPDKPLSQAFLPEVSPVKADDSMQDILPLVASATWPVPVVDENNVYRGVVSKNRFLHTLHKAETNLEIDGGEE
- a CDS encoding competence protein ComEC, producing the protein MTVSWISDPVFWLFALPALAVSGLLAQMVLSLFSCCAAFTLRGRRVHLKWWMIPTTSACCALLWGVAALVAMLR
- a CDS encoding ChaN family lipoprotein is translated as MQCNFRNPILAPGRVLTLLALALALGACARHVEHPPLEVTFLPQRGDFLSNGGDQLSLEEITAMAKGKDYILIGEGHTNGCDHNIQQRVLAALAASDAPPAVGLEMVSVDMQPVLNDFCKGQVEVDGLEEELQWSTRWGYPFSLFRGLFELAQRHSLPVAGLNVPTQVTRKIAREGMDALTDEERAFLPSEIVPPSNDQVAFLDEVFAQHEARNAADPVQRERFHLVQSIWDSKMAEEAVRLRKQYEWPVLVIAGGGHVENGWGIARRIRRFDPGARILIIMPWRGGEFDGKSGDALFYCPESYESRMGALLTATGYGGLLVERVQRESRADKAGLRPGDVLLEAGGVQLDHLFDLHMAGFKVHEKNAELVFTVRRGRESFPVSVGKLGQRSPGSASAKHPASGPVDKKNDTGKEDK
- a CDS encoding DNA integrity scanning protein DisA nucleotide-binding domain protein: MSSSSFENICISHILDGLRDGLTHFSQPSRVALIYAVEAGSPPRICDPLGLLEGHQPKLRDFYLYSNKWRGKDINHNEIHVIENAGDGLDMAGIISLEAHSRFMRYQAWFTDEHPDMCSVGPTKRWLEYAAGLLSQNFATCDVQNLDTAGFVLQHCGTHAVRDFIVDERSRQGWLDTRIRIYPFLDAVLGVSETQEEGEWPRGRVVVVEPSQLDTVRFVCRFPETEQPRIQDTKHVRKLLQAVEESGRVLVSDGQRILGVAIGPMPGSYLAAQFSGRHGFLWLRDALICTFYEGRFHSSNLRANLVQLEEQLLETDMSMADQHTLMQIVSLMVNRVRDRKHGCTLVIDTSHDRLTMSGQHFEKPLDLQESSQLKLACSLAKLDGALHVGRDLKLHGFGCLMDGRCVPGENRARGARFNSALRFTAEHEDIVVVVVSADRPVSIIKNGVELTAACHFQHIGRLKRPPLLAEWIMA
- a CDS encoding DUF429 domain-containing protein, with amino-acid sequence MNFVGVDGCRGGWLSCRVEGREAVFAVRPDFEAVWREHGDARLLLVDIPIGLPGRLHAARKADAEARRVLGKRHSCVFSPGVRELAGCVTYSEACKANRKLTGKKISKQYWNIKNKVESVDSFLCATPSALRIVREAHPEVLFSLAGGGVSLPNKRTRDGQEARLAILQKFIMNIEGIVKEFLQKSPRSTFGTDDALDAAILAVAAQESRGKLRSLPDPPEQDDLGLPMAIWYHDFSSAP
- a CDS encoding GGDEF domain-containing protein, with translation MVLFVRNLLTKLSIYSYEKKAEIQREVTKELAKRDFSPEHFDQVVAMLDMYIMQNIGTVELEDALAQEKRSAVQLLNEMDEIINSMHGTTERQQRRLDAFKEHTVGVIQSNSDKSVIVAKVREMFTELIVEFKEEARELQAKAEMLERTANFDPLLTELHNRRALDAFLNQAVREQAEGEGTLSMMMIDVDFFKRVNDTHGHQAGDDLLRALARILTAHATLYQGFTARYGGEELALVVKNMDQTIAAIKAEAIRAGVESYDFRIRTDGKLSSRVDFTVSIGVAQWREGWDAGKLVSAADAALYEAKNSGRNKVCEYTGS
- a CDS encoding ABC transporter permease, giving the protein MFEEAIIPLDQWVSAGVDWLVDYHREFFQTLKWPVEQLLNGFEHGLNALHPGIIIAVVCLAAWRFSGKRLAVFSLAAMLLVGFLGLWEETMITLAMVLSSVVICTLFGVPLGILSGRSDRFEAGLRPVLDAMQTTPAFVYLVPIVMLFSVGNVAGVLATIIFALPPIIRLTGLGIRQVHPELVEAAQAFGATRWQVLVKVQIPLAMPTILAGLNQTIMMALSMVVIAALIGAGGLGSPVILGLNTLDIGRAVVGGVGIVLMAIVLDRITQSMAQKK